One Verrucomicrobiaceae bacterium genomic window carries:
- a CDS encoding undecaprenyl/decaprenyl-phosphate alpha-N-acetylglucosaminyl 1-phosphate transferase: MILTTPAELMTGPPVPLHLSKLQMAGFYGGAMLVAAALTFLVLRSGVTFAMDAPDTRRKFHAKPIPRLGGAPIFLALTLGTAVAAFYGLLRWEDWMPVAICNTLMFSVGFIDDLKPLGAKVKLAGQVGTSLILYALGISIDILSNPFGDGSISLGWWSLPITVMWLVSIPNIVNLIDGMDGLAGGFGMFLCLTLAVIGHYGGSADVMVISLTMAGALAGFLVFNLPPAKIFLGDGGAYLIGFFVASVSLFSSNKGAIIGALLVIVIALGVPILDTAFAILRRSIRGVPVFSADAEHIHHRLILLGYSKGRALAVMYTVCVVLSLTGISILVTKGIAIPVAAALLFLLAVAAARYLGYVRSFKKLRLQVSAALERKRVREYFRARGRILDFEVERSGTLEEFDVTFRHALERMSVRVVDEQDARTAEAKLVTIKLFDGQVITLRHPADQESHTEWQLRLDELTPALDRCKERWGRLPASASIPKPDPLIMPN; encoded by the coding sequence ATGATTTTGACGACGCCTGCCGAGCTGATGACTGGCCCGCCCGTGCCACTGCACCTCTCCAAGCTGCAGATGGCAGGCTTTTACGGCGGCGCGATGCTCGTCGCCGCAGCGCTGACCTTCCTCGTCCTACGGAGTGGCGTGACCTTCGCCATGGATGCCCCAGATACGCGGCGAAAATTTCACGCGAAGCCCATTCCCCGCCTGGGAGGTGCCCCCATTTTCCTCGCACTGACGTTGGGCACAGCAGTGGCGGCTTTTTACGGGCTGCTGCGCTGGGAAGACTGGATGCCGGTGGCCATCTGCAATACGCTGATGTTCAGCGTGGGCTTCATTGATGACCTGAAGCCCCTGGGAGCCAAAGTAAAGCTAGCAGGCCAAGTAGGCACCTCCCTCATTCTCTATGCGCTAGGCATCTCGATAGACATATTGAGTAATCCTTTTGGCGATGGATCAATCTCGCTGGGCTGGTGGTCACTACCGATCACAGTGATGTGGTTGGTGAGTATCCCGAATATCGTGAACCTCATCGACGGCATGGACGGCCTAGCGGGCGGATTTGGCATGTTTCTCTGCCTTACGCTGGCTGTGATCGGCCACTATGGCGGCAGCGCAGATGTGATGGTGATTTCATTGACGATGGCGGGGGCTCTAGCGGGCTTTTTGGTCTTCAACCTGCCTCCGGCGAAGATTTTCCTCGGAGATGGCGGTGCATATTTGATCGGATTTTTTGTCGCCTCCGTATCGCTCTTTAGCTCGAACAAAGGTGCGATCATCGGTGCGTTATTGGTGATCGTGATCGCCCTGGGCGTGCCCATTTTGGATACAGCCTTTGCGATCCTACGCCGTAGCATCCGCGGGGTGCCCGTCTTCAGTGCAGATGCGGAGCACATCCATCATCGCCTGATCCTGCTAGGCTATAGCAAAGGCCGAGCACTAGCGGTGATGTACACAGTCTGCGTGGTGCTGAGTCTGACAGGCATCAGCATCTTGGTGACAAAGGGAATCGCTATACCGGTGGCAGCGGCTCTGCTCTTCCTGCTCGCCGTAGCAGCGGCACGCTACCTGGGATATGTGCGCAGCTTTAAAAAGCTACGTCTTCAGGTGAGCGCTGCCCTGGAGCGGAAGCGAGTCAGGGAGTACTTCCGTGCCAGGGGCCGCATCCTGGACTTTGAAGTCGAGCGGAGTGGCACTCTGGAGGAATTCGATGTGACCTTCCGTCACGCCCTAGAGCGTATGTCGGTGCGTGTCGTCGATGAGCAAGATGCCCGCACTGCGGAGGCCAAGCTCGTGACAATCAAGCTATTCGATGGCCAGGTCATTACTCTGCGCCATCCAGCAGATCAGGAGTCTCATACCGAATGGCAACTACGGCTCGATGAACTCACTCCTGCTCTCGACCGCTGTAAGGAGCGATGGGGTCGGCTACCCGCATCCGCAAGCATTCCAAAGCCTGATCCATTGATAATGCCGAACTGA